One Setaria viridis chromosome 7, Setaria_viridis_v4.0, whole genome shotgun sequence genomic region harbors:
- the LOC117865664 gene encoding cytochrome c oxidase subunit 2, with the protein MILRSLECRFLTIALCDAAEPWQLGSQDAATPMMQGIIDLHHDIFFFLILILVFVSRMLVRALWHFNEQTNPIPQRIVHGTTIEIIRTIFPSVIPLFIAIPSFALLYSMDGVLVDPAITIKAIGHQWYRIKFGGRRASTQPYEYSDYNSSDEQSLTFDSYTIPEDDPKLGQSRLLEVDNRVVVPAKTHLRMIVTPADVPHSWAVPSSGVKCDAVPGRSNLTSISVQREGVYYGQCSEICGTNHAFTPIVVEAVTLKDYADWVSNQLILQTN; encoded by the exons ATGATTCTTCGTTCATTAGAATGTCGATTCCTCACAATCGCTCTTTGTGATGCTGCAGAACCATGGCAATTAGGATCTCAAGACGCAGCAACACCTATGATGCAAGGAATCATTGACTTACATCACGATATCTTTTTCTTCCTCATTCTGATTTTGGTTTTCGTATCACGGATGTTGGTTCGCGCTTTATGGCATTTCAACGAGCAAACTAATCCCATCCCGCAAAGGATTGTTCATGGAACTACTATCGAAATTATTCGGACCATTTTTCCTAGTGTCATTCCATTGTTCATTGCTATACCATCGTTTGCTCTGTTATACTCAATGGACGGGGTATTAGTAGATCCAGCCATTACTATCAAAGCTATTGGACATCAATGGTATCGGA TCAAGTTTGGGGGGAGGCGGGCGTCGACCCAACCTTATGAGTATTCGGACTATAACAGTTCCGATGAACAGTCACTCACTTTTGACAGTTATACGATTCCAGAAGATGATCCAAAATTGGGTCAATCACGTTTATTAGAAGTTGACAATAGAGTGGTTGTACCAGCCAAAACTCATCTACGTATGATTGTAACACCCGCTGATGTACCTCATAGTTGGGCTGTACCTTCCTCAGGTGTCAAATGTGATGCTGTACCTGGTCGTTCAAATCTTACCTCCATCTCGGTACAACGAGAAGGAGTTTACTATGGTCAGTGCAGTGAGATTTGTGGAACTAATCATGCCTTTACGCCTATCGTCGTAGAAGCAGTGACTTTGAAAGATTATGCGGATTGGGTATCCAATCAATTAATCCTCCAAACCAACTAA